In a genomic window of Muntiacus reevesi chromosome 1, mMunRee1.1, whole genome shotgun sequence:
- the ATP8B2 gene encoding phospholipid-transporting ATPase ID isoform X1: MTVPKEMPEKWARAGAPPSWSRKKPSWGTEEERRARANDREYNEKFQYASNCIKTSKYNILTFLPVNLFEQFQEVANTYFLFLLILQLIPQISSLSWFTTIVPLVLVLTITAVKDATDDYFRHKSDNQVNNRQSQVLINGILQQEQWMNVCVGDIIKLENNQFVAADLLLLSSSEPHGLCYIETAELDGETNMKVRQAIPITSELGDISKLAKFDGEVICEPPNNKLDKFSGTLYWKENKFPLSNQNMLLRGCVLRNTEWCFGLVIFAGPDTKLMQNSGRTKFKRTSIDRLMNTLVLWIFGFLVCMGVILAIGNAIWEHEVGTRFQVYLPWDEAVDSAFFSGFLSFWSYIIILNTVVPISLYVSVEVIRLGHSYFINWDKKMFCMKKRTPAEARTTTLNEELGQVEYIFSDKTGTLTQNIMVFNKCSINGRSYGDVFDVLGHKAELGERPEPVDFSFNPLADKKFLFWDPTLLEAVKMGDPHTHEFFRLLSLCHTVMSEEKNEGELYYKAQSPDEGALVTAARNFGFVFRSRTPKTITVHEMGTAITYQLLAILDFNNIRKRMSVIVRNPEGKIRLYCKGADTILLDRLHHSTQELLNTTTDHLNEYAGEGLRTLVLAYKDLDEEYYEEWAGRRLQASLAQDSREDRLASVYEEVESDMMLLGATAIEDKLQQGVPETIALLTLANIKIWVLTGDKQETAVNIGYSCKMLTDDMTEVFIVTGHTVLEVREELRKAREKMMDSSRAVGNGFTYQEKLSSSRLTSVLEAVAGEYALVINGHSLAHALEADMELEFLETACACKAVICCRVTPLQKAQVVELVKKYKKAVTLAIGDGANDVSMIKTAHIGVGISGQEGIQAVLASDYSFSQFKFLQRLLLVHGRWSYLRMCKFLCYFFYKNFAFTMVHFWFGFFCGFSAQTVYDQYFITLYNIVYTSLPVLAMGVFDQDVPEQRSMEYPKLYEPGQLNLLFNKREFFICIAQGIYTSVLMFFIPYGVFAEATRDDGTQLADYQSFAVTVATSLVIVVSVQIGLDTGYWTAINHFFIWGSLAVYFAILFAMHSNGLFDMFPNQFRFVGNAQNTLAQPTVWLTIVLTTVVCIMPVVAFRFLRLNLKPDLSDTVRYTQLVRKKQKAQHRCMRRVGRTGSRRSGYAFSHQEGFGELIMSGKNMRLSSLALSTFTTRSSSSWIESLRRKKSDSASSPSGGAEKPLKG; the protein is encoded by the exons AGTAACTGCATCAAGACCTCCAAGTACAATATTCTCACCTTCCTGCCTGTCAACCTCTTTGAGCAGTTCCAGGAAGTGGCCAATACCTACTTCCTGTTCCTTCTCATCCTGCAG ttgatccCTCAGATCTCTTCCCTGTCCTGGTTCACCACCATTGTGCCTTTGGTTCTTGTCCTCACCATCACAGCTGTTAAAGACGCCACTGATGACTAT TTCCGCCACAAGAGTGATAACCAAGTGAATAACCGTCAGTCTCAGGTGCTGATCAATGGAAT CCTCCAGCAGGAGCAGTGGATGAATGTCTGTGTTGGTGATATTATCAAGCTAGAAAACAACCAGTTTGTGGCG GCggatctcctcctcctctccagcaGTGAGCCCCATGGGCTGTGTTACATAGAGACAGCAGAACTTGACGG AGAGACCAACATGAAAGTGCGACAGGCGATTCCTATCACCTCGGAACTGGGAGACATCAGTAAGCTTGCCAAGTTTGATG GTGAAGTGATCTGCGAACCTCCCAACAACAAGCTGGACAAATTCAGCGGGACCCTCTACTGGAAGGAGAACAAGTTCCCCCTGAGCAACCAGAACATGCTGCTGCGGGGCTGCGTGCTGCGCAACACGGAGTGGTGCTTCGGGCTGGTCATCTTCGCAG GTCCTGACACTAAGCTGATGCAGAACAGTGGCAGGACAAAATTCAAGAGAACAAGTATTGATCGCCTAATGAACACCCTGGTGCTCTGG ATTTTTGGATTCCTGGTCTGCATGGGGGTGATCCTGGCCATTGGCAATGCCATTTGGGAACATGAGGTGGGGACACGCTTCCAGGTCTACCTGCCCTGGGATGAGGCGGTGGACAGTGCCTTCTTCTCTGGCTTCCTCTCCTTCTGGTCCTACATCATCATCCTCAACACCGTCGTGCCCATATCGCTCTATGTCAG TGTGGAGGTCATCCGCCTGGGCCACAGCTACTTCATCAACTGGGACAAGAAGATGTTCTGCATGAAGAAGCGGACTCCCGCTGAGGCCCGCACCACCACCCTGAACGAGGAGCTGGGCCAGGTGGAATACATCTTCTCCGACAAGACGGGCACCCTCACCCAGAACATCATGGTCTTCAACAAGTGCTCCATCAACGGCCGCAGCTACG GTGACGTGTTCGACGTCCTGGGACACAAAGCTGAATTGGGAGAG AGGCCTGAACCCGTCGACTTTTCCTTTAATCCTCTGGCCGACAAGAAGTTCTTATTTTGGGACCCCACTCTCTTGGAGGCTGTCAAGATGGGGGACCCCCACACCCACGAGTTCTTCcgcctcctctctctctgtcacaccGTCATGTCAGAAGAGAAAAACGAAG GGGAGCTCTACTACAAAGCCCAGTCGCCGGATGAGGGGGCCTTGGTCACTGCAGCCAGGAACTTTGGTTTTGTATTCCGCTCTCGTACCCCCAAAACCATCACCGTCCACGAGATGGGCACCGCCATCACCTACCAACTGCTGGCCATCCTGGACTTCAACAACATTCGCAAACGGATGTCAGTCATAG TGCGGAATCCAGAGGGGAAGATAAGACTATACTGCAAAGGGGCTGACACCATCTTGCTGGACAGACTCCATCATTCTACCCAAGAGCTGCTCAACACCACCACTGACCATCTGAAT GAGTATGCAGGCGAAGGGCTGAGAACCCTGGTCCTGGCCTACAAGGATCTGGATGAAGAATACTACGAGGAGTGGGCCGGGAGACGGCTCCAAGCCAGCCTAGCCCAGGACAGCCGGGAGGACCGGCTGGCCAGCGTCTATGAAGAGGTTGAGAGCGACATGATG CTGCTAGGTGCCACAGCCATTGAGGACAAGCTTCAGCAAGGGGTTCCGGAGACCATTGCCCTCCTGACGCTGGCCAACATCAAGATCTGGGTGCTGACTGGAGACAAGCAAG AGACGGCCGTGAACATTGGCTATTCCTGCAAGATGCTGACGGACGACATGACAGAGGTGTTCATCGTCACTGGCCACACGGTCCTGGAAGTGCGAGAGGAGCTCAG AAAAGCCCGGGAGAAGATGATGGATTCGTCCCGTGCTGTGGGCAATGGCTTCACCTACCAGGAGAAACTTTCTTCTTCCAGGCTCACCTCTGTCCTGGAAGCTGTGGCTGGGGAGTATGCCCTGGTTATCAATGGGCACAGCCTG GCCCACGCGTTAGAGGCAGACATGGAGCTGGAGTTTCTGGAGACGGCCTGTGCCTGCAAAGCTGTCATCTGCTGCcgggtgactcccttgcagaagGCACAGGTGGTGGAACTGGTTAAGAAGTACAAGAAGGCTGTGACCCTGGCCATCGGGGATGGAGCCAATGACGTCAGCATGATCAAAA CGGCTCACATTGGCGTGGGCATCAGCGGGCAGGAAGGGATACAGGCGGTGCTGGCCTCTGACTACTCCTTCTCCCAGTTCAAGTTCCTGCAGCGCCTTCTGCTGGTGCATGGACGCTGGTCTTACCTGCGAATGTGCAAGTTCCTCTGCTATTTCTTCTACAAGAACTTTGCTTTCACCATGGTCCACTTCTGGTTTGGCTTCTTCTGCGGCTTCTCAGCCCAG ACAGTCTATGACCAGTATTTCATCACCCTTTATAATATCGTGTACACCTCCCTCCCAGTCCTGGCTATGGGGGTCTTCGATCAG GACGTCCCGGAGCAGCGGAGCATGGAGTACCCTAAGCTGTACGAGCCAGGCCAGCTGAATCTCCTCTTCAACAAGCGGGAGTTCTTCATCTGCATTGCCCAGGGCATCTACACGTCTGTGCTCATGTTTTTCATCCCCTATGGGGTGTTTGCTGAAGCCACTCGGGATGACGGCACCCAGCTCGCTGACTACCAGTCCTTTGCGGTCACCGTGGCCACTTCGCTGGTCATCGTGGTCAGTGTGCAG ATTGGACTGGATACTGGCTACTGGACGGCCATCAACCACTTCTTCATCTGGGGCAGCCTGGCGGTTTACTTTGCCATTCTCTTTGCCATGCACAGCAATGGGCTCTTCGACATGTTTCCAAACCAATTCCGGTTTGTGG GTAATGCCCAGAACACCCTGGCCCAGCCGACGGTGTGGCTGACCATCGTGCTCACCACGGTCGTCTGCATCATGCCTGTGGTCGCCTTTCGGTTTCTCAGGCTGAACCTGAAGCCAGATCTCTCGGACACG GTCCGCTACACCCAGCTGGTGAGGAAGAAGCAGAAGGCCCAGCACCGCTGCATGAGGCGGGTGGGCCGCACAGGGTCCCGGCGCTCTGGCTACGCCTTCTCCCACCAGGAGGGCTTCGGGGAGCTCATCATGTCTGGCAAGAACATGCGGCTCAGCTCCCTGGCGCTCTCCACCTTCACCACCCGCTCCAGCTCCAGCTGGATCGAGAGCCTCCGCAGGAAGAAGAGTGATAGCGCCAGCAGCCCCAGCGGAGGGGCCGAGAAGCCCCTCAAGGGGTGA
- the ATP8B2 gene encoding phospholipid-transporting ATPase ID isoform X2 has translation MALCAKKRPPEEERRARANDREYNEKFQYASNCIKTSKYNILTFLPVNLFEQFQEVANTYFLFLLILQLIPQISSLSWFTTIVPLVLVLTITAVKDATDDYFRHKSDNQVNNRQSQVLINGILQQEQWMNVCVGDIIKLENNQFVAADLLLLSSSEPHGLCYIETAELDGETNMKVRQAIPITSELGDISKLAKFDGEVICEPPNNKLDKFSGTLYWKENKFPLSNQNMLLRGCVLRNTEWCFGLVIFAGPDTKLMQNSGRTKFKRTSIDRLMNTLVLWIFGFLVCMGVILAIGNAIWEHEVGTRFQVYLPWDEAVDSAFFSGFLSFWSYIIILNTVVPISLYVSVEVIRLGHSYFINWDKKMFCMKKRTPAEARTTTLNEELGQVEYIFSDKTGTLTQNIMVFNKCSINGRSYGDVFDVLGHKAELGERPEPVDFSFNPLADKKFLFWDPTLLEAVKMGDPHTHEFFRLLSLCHTVMSEEKNEGELYYKAQSPDEGALVTAARNFGFVFRSRTPKTITVHEMGTAITYQLLAILDFNNIRKRMSVIVRNPEGKIRLYCKGADTILLDRLHHSTQELLNTTTDHLNEYAGEGLRTLVLAYKDLDEEYYEEWAGRRLQASLAQDSREDRLASVYEEVESDMMLLGATAIEDKLQQGVPETIALLTLANIKIWVLTGDKQETAVNIGYSCKMLTDDMTEVFIVTGHTVLEVREELRKAREKMMDSSRAVGNGFTYQEKLSSSRLTSVLEAVAGEYALVINGHSLAHALEADMELEFLETACACKAVICCRVTPLQKAQVVELVKKYKKAVTLAIGDGANDVSMIKTAHIGVGISGQEGIQAVLASDYSFSQFKFLQRLLLVHGRWSYLRMCKFLCYFFYKNFAFTMVHFWFGFFCGFSAQTVYDQYFITLYNIVYTSLPVLAMGVFDQDVPEQRSMEYPKLYEPGQLNLLFNKREFFICIAQGIYTSVLMFFIPYGVFAEATRDDGTQLADYQSFAVTVATSLVIVVSVQIGLDTGYWTAINHFFIWGSLAVYFAILFAMHSNGLFDMFPNQFRFVGNAQNTLAQPTVWLTIVLTTVVCIMPVVAFRFLRLNLKPDLSDTVRYTQLVRKKQKAQHRCMRRVGRTGSRRSGYAFSHQEGFGELIMSGKNMRLSSLALSTFTTRSSSSWIESLRRKKSDSASSPSGGAEKPLKG, from the exons AGTAACTGCATCAAGACCTCCAAGTACAATATTCTCACCTTCCTGCCTGTCAACCTCTTTGAGCAGTTCCAGGAAGTGGCCAATACCTACTTCCTGTTCCTTCTCATCCTGCAG ttgatccCTCAGATCTCTTCCCTGTCCTGGTTCACCACCATTGTGCCTTTGGTTCTTGTCCTCACCATCACAGCTGTTAAAGACGCCACTGATGACTAT TTCCGCCACAAGAGTGATAACCAAGTGAATAACCGTCAGTCTCAGGTGCTGATCAATGGAAT CCTCCAGCAGGAGCAGTGGATGAATGTCTGTGTTGGTGATATTATCAAGCTAGAAAACAACCAGTTTGTGGCG GCggatctcctcctcctctccagcaGTGAGCCCCATGGGCTGTGTTACATAGAGACAGCAGAACTTGACGG AGAGACCAACATGAAAGTGCGACAGGCGATTCCTATCACCTCGGAACTGGGAGACATCAGTAAGCTTGCCAAGTTTGATG GTGAAGTGATCTGCGAACCTCCCAACAACAAGCTGGACAAATTCAGCGGGACCCTCTACTGGAAGGAGAACAAGTTCCCCCTGAGCAACCAGAACATGCTGCTGCGGGGCTGCGTGCTGCGCAACACGGAGTGGTGCTTCGGGCTGGTCATCTTCGCAG GTCCTGACACTAAGCTGATGCAGAACAGTGGCAGGACAAAATTCAAGAGAACAAGTATTGATCGCCTAATGAACACCCTGGTGCTCTGG ATTTTTGGATTCCTGGTCTGCATGGGGGTGATCCTGGCCATTGGCAATGCCATTTGGGAACATGAGGTGGGGACACGCTTCCAGGTCTACCTGCCCTGGGATGAGGCGGTGGACAGTGCCTTCTTCTCTGGCTTCCTCTCCTTCTGGTCCTACATCATCATCCTCAACACCGTCGTGCCCATATCGCTCTATGTCAG TGTGGAGGTCATCCGCCTGGGCCACAGCTACTTCATCAACTGGGACAAGAAGATGTTCTGCATGAAGAAGCGGACTCCCGCTGAGGCCCGCACCACCACCCTGAACGAGGAGCTGGGCCAGGTGGAATACATCTTCTCCGACAAGACGGGCACCCTCACCCAGAACATCATGGTCTTCAACAAGTGCTCCATCAACGGCCGCAGCTACG GTGACGTGTTCGACGTCCTGGGACACAAAGCTGAATTGGGAGAG AGGCCTGAACCCGTCGACTTTTCCTTTAATCCTCTGGCCGACAAGAAGTTCTTATTTTGGGACCCCACTCTCTTGGAGGCTGTCAAGATGGGGGACCCCCACACCCACGAGTTCTTCcgcctcctctctctctgtcacaccGTCATGTCAGAAGAGAAAAACGAAG GGGAGCTCTACTACAAAGCCCAGTCGCCGGATGAGGGGGCCTTGGTCACTGCAGCCAGGAACTTTGGTTTTGTATTCCGCTCTCGTACCCCCAAAACCATCACCGTCCACGAGATGGGCACCGCCATCACCTACCAACTGCTGGCCATCCTGGACTTCAACAACATTCGCAAACGGATGTCAGTCATAG TGCGGAATCCAGAGGGGAAGATAAGACTATACTGCAAAGGGGCTGACACCATCTTGCTGGACAGACTCCATCATTCTACCCAAGAGCTGCTCAACACCACCACTGACCATCTGAAT GAGTATGCAGGCGAAGGGCTGAGAACCCTGGTCCTGGCCTACAAGGATCTGGATGAAGAATACTACGAGGAGTGGGCCGGGAGACGGCTCCAAGCCAGCCTAGCCCAGGACAGCCGGGAGGACCGGCTGGCCAGCGTCTATGAAGAGGTTGAGAGCGACATGATG CTGCTAGGTGCCACAGCCATTGAGGACAAGCTTCAGCAAGGGGTTCCGGAGACCATTGCCCTCCTGACGCTGGCCAACATCAAGATCTGGGTGCTGACTGGAGACAAGCAAG AGACGGCCGTGAACATTGGCTATTCCTGCAAGATGCTGACGGACGACATGACAGAGGTGTTCATCGTCACTGGCCACACGGTCCTGGAAGTGCGAGAGGAGCTCAG AAAAGCCCGGGAGAAGATGATGGATTCGTCCCGTGCTGTGGGCAATGGCTTCACCTACCAGGAGAAACTTTCTTCTTCCAGGCTCACCTCTGTCCTGGAAGCTGTGGCTGGGGAGTATGCCCTGGTTATCAATGGGCACAGCCTG GCCCACGCGTTAGAGGCAGACATGGAGCTGGAGTTTCTGGAGACGGCCTGTGCCTGCAAAGCTGTCATCTGCTGCcgggtgactcccttgcagaagGCACAGGTGGTGGAACTGGTTAAGAAGTACAAGAAGGCTGTGACCCTGGCCATCGGGGATGGAGCCAATGACGTCAGCATGATCAAAA CGGCTCACATTGGCGTGGGCATCAGCGGGCAGGAAGGGATACAGGCGGTGCTGGCCTCTGACTACTCCTTCTCCCAGTTCAAGTTCCTGCAGCGCCTTCTGCTGGTGCATGGACGCTGGTCTTACCTGCGAATGTGCAAGTTCCTCTGCTATTTCTTCTACAAGAACTTTGCTTTCACCATGGTCCACTTCTGGTTTGGCTTCTTCTGCGGCTTCTCAGCCCAG ACAGTCTATGACCAGTATTTCATCACCCTTTATAATATCGTGTACACCTCCCTCCCAGTCCTGGCTATGGGGGTCTTCGATCAG GACGTCCCGGAGCAGCGGAGCATGGAGTACCCTAAGCTGTACGAGCCAGGCCAGCTGAATCTCCTCTTCAACAAGCGGGAGTTCTTCATCTGCATTGCCCAGGGCATCTACACGTCTGTGCTCATGTTTTTCATCCCCTATGGGGTGTTTGCTGAAGCCACTCGGGATGACGGCACCCAGCTCGCTGACTACCAGTCCTTTGCGGTCACCGTGGCCACTTCGCTGGTCATCGTGGTCAGTGTGCAG ATTGGACTGGATACTGGCTACTGGACGGCCATCAACCACTTCTTCATCTGGGGCAGCCTGGCGGTTTACTTTGCCATTCTCTTTGCCATGCACAGCAATGGGCTCTTCGACATGTTTCCAAACCAATTCCGGTTTGTGG GTAATGCCCAGAACACCCTGGCCCAGCCGACGGTGTGGCTGACCATCGTGCTCACCACGGTCGTCTGCATCATGCCTGTGGTCGCCTTTCGGTTTCTCAGGCTGAACCTGAAGCCAGATCTCTCGGACACG GTCCGCTACACCCAGCTGGTGAGGAAGAAGCAGAAGGCCCAGCACCGCTGCATGAGGCGGGTGGGCCGCACAGGGTCCCGGCGCTCTGGCTACGCCTTCTCCCACCAGGAGGGCTTCGGGGAGCTCATCATGTCTGGCAAGAACATGCGGCTCAGCTCCCTGGCGCTCTCCACCTTCACCACCCGCTCCAGCTCCAGCTGGATCGAGAGCCTCCGCAGGAAGAAGAGTGATAGCGCCAGCAGCCCCAGCGGAGGGGCCGAGAAGCCCCTCAAGGGGTGA